GCAATTCTACAATCCATTTTCCATCATTAGTAATATCTACCGATTTTAATCCCCAAAAATTACCTATTGATTGTCCCACTTCTAGTCTATGAGTTGTAAATGAAATAGGGTCTCCTGTGTTTCCCACATTCAAATAATCTCCTTCAATTTTATATAAATCATTAGAAAGACTTGTCAGTTCATTTTTATTGTGTGAAAAAGTCATAGAAGAGTTCCAAACAAAATTCTCCGTTTTGACAGGAATTGTATTAAGAAGAATCTCAAATCCTTTATTTTCCATTTTACCAACGTTAGCAGTCATACCAGTCGCTAAATAAGGCGGAGTTGGTACATTATAATTAAATAACATATCACTAGTTTTTTTGCTATAGACATCAAAACTTCCGCTTATTCTATTATCCAAAAATCCAAAATCAAGACCAATATTTACCTCTGTTGTTTTCTCCCAGCGCAAATCAGGGTTAGGATTTCTTGTTGGCTGTAATCCCTTTACCCATTTTCCATCATTAAAAAAATAACCATCATATTCATACAATGTTTTAGACATATAAGATTCAGTAGGAATAACTCCTGTTACTCCATAACCTGCTCTCAATTTTAAAGCGTTTACAGCAGTAACGTCTTCTAAAAAAGACTCTTTATTTATACTCCATCCTGCAGAAACAGCTGGAAAATTACCCCATTGGTAATTGGCACCAAATTTAGAAGAACCTTCTCTCCTAATACTAAATAACAAATCGTATTTACTATTAAAATTATAGTTAACTCTACCAAAAAATCCTATTAATGTACTATCATCTTTATAACTTCCCATTCTTGCTTTTCCATCAGTCAAAGCATTTCCTGCAAGTAAATTATTATAAGAAAAAGCATCTGTAGGGAAATCATAATTACTAGCCGAAAAACCTTGATTTAGTATATATTGATAACTATACCCCCCTAATACTGTAAATTCGTGCTTATCAAAAATTTTATGGTATTTGGACGTTATTTCTACATAATCACTATCTGTAGTTCCTGTATCTCTAGAAGCCACTCCATTTCTCTTATTTATAGTATTTGAATAATGCTTTTTGGTTTCAGCATATCCATTTAAACCTGTGTTTTTATTTTTTGAAAGTTGTGTACCTACATTCCACCCTGGTAATAAATCAAAAGTTATATTAGCAGTAAATCTTTGCCAAGTACTGTTCCTGTCTTGTTTTGTTTCGTTCATAATAGCTACAGGATTATAATATTGAAATTTACCCGTATCCTCATTATAAGTTCCATCTGAATTATATACAGGAGCCGTAGGGTTTCTTATCATCGCCTGTCTGTAAGCATAAGCTGCTGTTCCTTCTGAAAGACCCATATTTTGTGTACCATTTAGTAAGCTTAAGTTAATTTTCAATTTATCATTAAACATAGTATGATTCACATCAAATGAAAAACGGTACTCTTTATTAAATGTGTTATTAAAAACGCCTGTTTCGTTTACATAATTAAGATTTACGATATAATTTGTTTTAGCATTTCCTCCTTTTAAAGCTAAATTATGATTTTGAGCAAATCCGCTTCCTGATATTTCATCTAACCAATCTGTACTAGCTCCACCATCTGTAAAAGGAATTGAGAATCCTTCAGCACGTAAACTTCTTTGTTGACCTGCATCTAAAAATTTAGCCTTATTAGCAAAATTGTTTACTGTAGCAAATGTTGAATAGGTAATAGTTGGTTCCATTTCTTTATTTATCGTTTTTGTAGTAATAAGAATTACTCCATTGGCTCCTCTTGTTCCATAAATTGCAGCAGCCGAAGCATCCTTCAAAACATCGATTGAAGCAATTTCATTTGGAGCAACCGTATTAAGGCTTCCAGGTACACCATTAATTAAGACCAGAGGACCATTATCTCCCATTATGGTAGAAAATCCACGCAATGTAATATTTGAGGATGAACCCGGATCTCCTGAACCGTTAGTGATTGTCAAACCTGCCACTTTACCTTTAATAAGATCGGAAGCATCTCTAATATTTCCCTTAATAAAATCTTTTTCTTTTATACTAGCAATTGCACTAGTAACTCTTGATTTTTTTTGCGTACCGTAACCTACGACAACTACATCTGCTAATTGCTCAGTGTCACTCACCAGAAAGACATCAATTTTGCTTTTATTTGCAATTGCTACTTCCTTAGTTTTAAATCCTATATAAGTAAAAAGTAAATTAGACTTTTCATCTTTAAGGACAATCTCAAATTTTCCATCAAAATCGGACACTACAGAATTAGAAATATTCTTTTCTGTAATTGTCACCCCGGAAAGAGGTATTCCATTGTTATCTTTTATGGTACCCTGGATTTTTTTTTGCGCAAATGAGGTGAGAAAAGTTAGAAATAAAAAAATGGTTAATCCCATTTTTCCCTTCCAAAATTTACTCTCAAAAATTTGCATTGCTGAAAGGTTGGTAAAATTCATAGCTTTTGTTTTTGGTTATGGTTAAAAATTAATTCTCTTTGTTAATGCACAATTAATCAATTGTGTGATTTAAACACTTGTAAAATTAAATTTTAATCACAATAACAAAGACCAACAATTTATCCTAAACCAATAGTATATTATCCTTTTATTGCTTTATTTGATGCAAATTCGAATAAATTAAATACTACTAAAAAAAATAATGTTAATTGTATAGTAATAA
The Flavobacterium sp. 5 DNA segment above includes these coding regions:
- a CDS encoding SusC/RagA family TonB-linked outer membrane protein, which codes for MNFTNLSAMQIFESKFWKGKMGLTIFLFLTFLTSFAQKKIQGTIKDNNGIPLSGVTITEKNISNSVVSDFDGKFEIVLKDEKSNLLFTYIGFKTKEVAIANKSKIDVFLVSDTEQLADVVVVGYGTQKKSRVTSAIASIKEKDFIKGNIRDASDLIKGKVAGLTITNGSGDPGSSSNITLRGFSTIMGDNGPLVLINGVPGSLNTVAPNEIASIDVLKDASAAAIYGTRGANGVILITTKTINKEMEPTITYSTFATVNNFANKAKFLDAGQQRSLRAEGFSIPFTDGGASTDWLDEISGSGFAQNHNLALKGGNAKTNYIVNLNYVNETGVFNNTFNKEYRFSFDVNHTMFNDKLKINLSLLNGTQNMGLSEGTAAYAYRQAMIRNPTAPVYNSDGTYNEDTGKFQYYNPVAIMNETKQDRNSTWQRFTANITFDLLPGWNVGTQLSKNKNTGLNGYAETKKHYSNTINKRNGVASRDTGTTDSDYVEITSKYHKIFDKHEFTVLGGYSYQYILNQGFSASNYDFPTDAFSYNNLLAGNALTDGKARMGSYKDDSTLIGFFGRVNYNFNSKYDLLFSIRREGSSKFGANYQWGNFPAVSAGWSINKESFLEDVTAVNALKLRAGYGVTGVIPTESYMSKTLYEYDGYFFNDGKWVKGLQPTRNPNPDLRWEKTTEVNIGLDFGFLDNRISGSFDVYSKKTSDMLFNYNVPTPPYLATGMTANVGKMENKGFEILLNTIPVKTENFVWNSSMTFSHNKNELTSLSNDLYKIEGDYLNVGNTGDPISFTTHRLEVGQSIGNFWGLKSVDITNDGKWIVELPDGTRKTLTTAMYNDANMQYLGNGVPQYYAGWTNTFSYKKFDLSVVLTGAFDFQILNTQRMFYENPTIAYNMLDSAYDKVYDNAVLSYNQTYVSYYIEQGDYVKVDNVTLSYNFDVKPFKFLSAMRLYVSGNNLATFTKYKGLDPEIKREDPLSQGMDNRDKYPSTRGLTLGLNVTF